The DNA sequence AAGAGTGCAGttaatttgaattatatttttcattcctgTCTCCGCTTTCAGTGAACAAAACCGCCTCGTCCCCGAATGCCCGCAAGAATTCTAATTCAAATCAAAATCCAAATTTGACCTTTATTTGGACAGGCGTGGCTGGTTTTAATAGTTCCTTGATTGGAATGTCCCAGAAATCTTCAAGACGCCCGGATATTCCTGGCTCGGCTTCATCGCCCACCACCCACAGTTCTATATGCAGAGGCACTCTGTGAGTGACATCAATTAATCATCAAACCTTTGAATAGTCTCGGCCAAGTTATTCCATGAAGTAGCAAAATCATATGTGCATGTGCCGTTTACAATATCCACTCTTTTCCCAGCCTCCACCATCACGGAAGGGACAGTGCTGTACGGCACACCCGCTCCAAAAAATACATAGTCATATCTACTAATGACTTTTGCTGTCAAACCTTAGGTTTACTTTTCCGCAGAAACCCAGTTCAACTGATTCTATGCAAATTCTGCAGCTAAAGTGTCTCCTTTCCTCTCCACTTGGATACTCGACTTCCTCATTCTGTGGAGCCAAGAGTACTTGGTCTGAGGGACGAATCTCTTCGTAGTTGGTTGGGATCTTAGATTTCGGTGTTTCTTCAGGTTCGCTGTCGGTGTTTTCATTTCCAAGAGATACAACAATCCTGACTGATGCTTCGAGTTGGTTTTGTTTAGTACTTATATCTCGACTGTTTAACTGAACAATAATATTTGTTATCTTACAATGCAGTCGATGCTCTGTGTGGCTGATTTACTCAAAGTCTCGAGATTACTGAGTTTTTGTTGGGCAAAACTACTCAAATCTACCGACCCAGAGGCCAGGATTTTGTTCTGACCACATAAAAGTTTAAcctcaaatgtaaaaataatttacttccaTCGCAGTCCACACTTGCTGAAAATATCGTTTGAGCATTGCCAGAGAAGAGCGAATGCGCAAAGAAGCCCGTTCTGGTGCAAATTCAGGCTTCACAATGTTCCAGAATTTGTCAGATTCGACCTTGTTGCCAAGCATTTCGTAGGAAAAAGAGAACTCGTCACACTCCAGTTGTGAGTCACTTGGGATTAACTAGTACATTTGTGATGTGAACGTACTCGGGCAAGATTTGTGGCAGACAATATGGTGACGGAGAGTATATAGAGTTGGGTGCAGGTCGGATGTCTTCCGATTTGAAAGAATCCGCTTTGTTCGTTGAGTTCagttttgattatattttctatCATGTTTTTGAGTAATGTATTAACCGGATTTATCAGGTGTTTGTCCAACTGGTTCACTGTACAGTCTCACACAAACTTCTGGGCTTTTAGACTGTGGCCTAAGTAGTTTGGAGACTCTTTGTGGTATGACTAATTTTCTCCACGTCGGTTCGGGGGGTGGAGGAAGTTCTTTAAGAGTTCGAATGTCGAACGGAATGTGCCCGAGTTCTTGTCGTATCCCGTCTTTGGTGGcaaaaaatattagtttcagGATTTTTCGGCTCGATCTGTTTCATCATAAATTAAATCTTTGCCTCAGCTGCTGCAACTCAAGCTTGGAGATTTCCCAAGCCAGTTCCTGCGAAAAGTTTGGACTAAGGACCAAATCGGTTGTGTCACTCTCTAGTTTCTCCCCGCAGCATTGTGCTTCTGCAACCAATTTCCATTTTCCGTCGTCAATCAAATTAAAATTCCGTCCTGTGCTATAATTGATGTCCCTACCTTGGCCTATACTGCAGATTATTAGAATTTTAGACTCCTTCGACATTACAGTCTTGTTTCTATtggagatattcttttatttttattaaatttaattagcACTTTTTATGTACCATTTTTAATTGGAATCCCAATGATATAAAGAATCAAAGGATTTGTTGTTCCTTTTGCAGGGATTCAATGATCCGTCAAAACTCTGGCGTTTCACAGAATCTCGTTGGCTACATCAAGCGGAGCAGTATGCCGtttctttacaaaattattttattaataaaaagaaactaattaattgCCTAAGTCCTGAGGTTTCTAAGTGAACAAAAGGTGCATTCCACGgatctcctttttttctttctttttttctctggcTCTGTAGATTTATCTACACCCAACTGTTTTAAGtatgtcttgtggtatttagtgACTAGTCCATCCCATTTCATCACACACGGAAAAACATGGTCTGTACACTGATGCATCAGCTTTAGCTTGTTTGCAAGGATGTCATACTTCCATTGTTCGCAAACGATATAGGCATAAAATGCCAATCTCAACGATAACAATCTCCCCGGTGAGAGCAGTATGCCGTCGAATATTACTCTTCTTTACTATCTGTTAAAttgaacaaatattaaaaaatcaaatgtagCTCTCTGAAATATGTTCAATATAAAGAAATCATGATGATGGAAAGCtcttatgaaatatttaattaaaaattgatatttaactAATTGAAATGTGTATTTCAAGTGTACAATACTCAAAGACTGTCTTATTGCATAATCGACTAAGTAATCTCCACAATTGGGGATAAACTATAAAATGGTATATCATTCGATCTCATCActgataaaaagcaaaacaatcgAGATTTGTTCGATAAGGCTTTGTTGAGCTCAGCATACTGTTTCTTGACACTCGTAAATTCAATTCCGACGTTTCACGACcagtttaaatataataaatatgcggTGGAGTAATTAGAGTGACAATGATCTGGAAAAACGACTCGTCTACGTGGAGAGAAGATTCAGACAAAGAGAATATCCGCCCACCCGACACATTTCCCAGTATTCAGACCAGTAGACCAGAAATCGGGTGGAATGTGGCATGTCCGTTGTGCAGATTGGTCAGATTCGTTCCCGTCTACTACAGACTGGTCAACTGCCGGAATTGCAAACACAAATTTTGCAAGTTTTGCAAAGCTTCATCACATTTATACTCAAAACCGTGTCTCTTCAACTCCAAACGTGCTCAAAGGACTCTCAATTTGAAAATGAAACCGATTGTAATACTCCAGAATGCTCTATATCTAAAGACCCTTTAACTTGTAATGTCCCATCGAGGATGTTCATTTCCTATATAAAACTATTAAAACTCTAGTCGATAAAAATTGTGATtgttcaaatatataatttgacaaCATGTCATAAAATTTAAGCTCAATGTCATTCAGCAACAACTAATGGCTGTTTGAGTGGACACCATCGAGGATGTAAGTGACACAACTAATAAAATAACTGACAGTCGATTATAAATTATGGAAACTCACACTCCATGGGAGCTCATAATAAAACAACTTTTAGTACATTGAAATATTCTAATCGAATATCCTCAATGTTTAGTCGACACAATTTGAGCAGGGGCGAGGTTGTATTTCCATTTTAGTAAGACAAAAATTCCAAGAATTTTTACGAGGAATAACCCTTTTTTAAAATATGACAAAACTAAACGTTTTCGAACACTGAAGGAGGTGTGTGGAAGAATACTTTCTGTCAGATAGACCAAATAACCATATGTTTGTCTACAATTCGAACAGTATTAATTATGCCTGTCCGAATTAGTTTTGTGTATCTCACAGACCACAATGACTAATTAATGGATGTCTAAAATCAACACACAGACCGAATTTATTGGGAGTCAAAAATCGTCTCAGTGTTCGGACACTTACAAATGAGATCTCCAATCTTTGTTTCCAAATGCCTCAAATcatcaaacacaaaataaaaaatggtaGATAGTTACAAACTCACATTGCTTTGGATAGGTTTGCGTTACTCAGAGTCTCATCAAAACGCACTCGCCGTCTGAAACCTGAGAATTTTGAAGGGATTCATTTGCCAAAGTCTATCCATAACATGTGGCTCACAATAAACGAATACACACGTTACCTACTCCATATCTCCTATCTCCTACAAAGCAGCCCTCcgttttttaggtgtttttgtggTGAAACTCTATCAACAGATAGGAGTTTATTTGTCGTAGTTTTAATTTTGTGAATGCTCTACTTCTTCTGACGTTTATGGTAAGATATCACAGTAGCTAATGTGCTTGATTAAATTTGCGGTTTAATTTACTAAGATAAGGTTACGATTTTTAATGGTTATTATAACGTAAAAACAGAATCCAATTTTAATAGATTATTAATTAGtttattttaaactaattttaatagatataataaattatCCGGGAAAAAAGTTGTTTTGGTGTGCCTCCATGGGGATTATAGCAAATAACGTATCCTGCAGTCACTACGAGAACATAAGTCGAATCGATTTGATTGGATGGCTAAATGACTGTCTAAAAGCCAAATTCAGTTCACTACAAGAATTAAAAACAGGTAAAATTATCAGAAATTAATAAAGGAGCTGCATATTGCCAACTAATTGACATGCTGTTCACTGGTCAGTCCCAAATGACCAATTTCAGGGGTCATTAACCTCAAGAAGGTGAAGTTTGATGCCCATCTGGAGCAGGACTGTATTCATAACTTTAGAATTATTCAAAATGCGTTTAAAGGActcaaagttcagagagtttgaTTATTTCTGGCATTTGTTGTCCATTCCAGTAGATAAGCTGGTGAAGGGACGCTATCAGGACAACTACGAGTTCGTCCAGTGGTTCAGACTCTTCTTCCTCGCTAACTACACCACTGAGGTGGAGACGTACGATGCACTCAAGGCCAGAAGTGGTAAATCCATGCCCAGAATGGGTATTGTTTGTGTCACAGTCGTAGTCCCGTCTGGGGTCCTCACTCAGAACTCAGATAGACCACGAATCACACAGTTGGAGGCTCAAGTCGAGTCTTTCAACTCCAGAGTTGAGTGTCTGACCAAAGAGCGAGATTTTTATTACAACAAACTGGTCGAAATTGAGAAATTGGTCAGAAATGTCCCCTTCAAGGACCAGTTTGTGTCTTCTGTCGAAATGGTTCTGTTTGCTGTGGAGGTTTCCTCTGTTTCGGACTTAACCATGTTAGGATGGATTTGTTGCCCCCTCAGATCTGacttaattatttgaaaataatatattttatgttactaAATAAAATTGTGTGCTATGGCAACATGAGTGACCATGTTGAGCTGACAGGGGATAGGTATGTAAGAGAGAATGCTCTGCCCAAGGAGATTGCGGAGATGCCACTGAGTGACACGTTCTGTCAGTATTGCGGAGTCAGTCATCTTATGTTTCACGAATTTGAAATGTTGAGACAGAAGGTAATTAGACTATGTGGATTGACAGATTGCCCGACTTGAAAAAGGTCAGTCCCCCGTGGAAGACCAGTCAAAGACGGAAAGTTTGAAAAGAGACGTTTTATTAAAGTTTTATTGACATTTAATACGTCCAAGCCGAACCCGTTTAAGACAGCAAATGGACGAGCTCACCCAACTCAGTTCAAGTGTAGGGTCACAAGGAATTCTAATAAGGAACTTAAAGAAGGAAGTGAGTATGTTCTTGCGGAGCAACAGCCCCCTACTtcattcagtcaaacaaatctgGATTCAGGACACAACAAGAACAGCATTAATTCATTTAAATCGAAAGATGCTTGTTTTggaagacaaatacaaacaacttgGTCGAATCCTGGCCAAAAATTACGAAGTTATGAGCGACAAAATCAGTTTTCTGTTCAATACGAATTCGAAGTTGAGGGACGACCATTCGAGTTGTTTGATATTCCCATTTTAGAAATCCTGGCCAGTTCTAAGGAAATGGAAAGACGACTAAACGATGAGATATCTGAGCAGAAACAGCGTGACCAAGGAAAAATAATCGACTTAACTGCCCAGACCAGGGAATTGCAGACTGCTCTAAATAACATGAAAGGGCAATTTCAACGTGAAAAGATTGACTCATCACGTTTGCCGTGTCGAGTCATCTTTTTAGAACTGGCTGGGAAGTTACAGAACGAATTGACTATCatacaacaagaaaacaaatctCTTGCAACtgaaaagtattttcttttatgaatttCAGAGAAATGTATTTTCTCGCTGTGGAAACCAAGTCTTGTCAACTTAAGTCCCTGGCCAAAGAATACGAGCAAAGGGTGAGTGCTTGTCTGGAGTGAATAGATCGCTGACATGAGTCAACGACATGAAAAAGAGATCGCTGAAGTAAATAGTACACTGGAGAGGGAGGTTTTTAGGGGGTTTCATTGACAGAGATTGGAACATATTtctctaaaaaataaaattcaagccGAACGAGTTTCCAGTCAAAAGCGGACAAATGAACTGGAGGGTGAAATCTCTGTCCTACAATCGCGAATTAGTGACTTTGAGGAAATAGTGAGGCGGGAGTGTGAGGAGAGGGAACTTTTGAttgccaaaataaataaaatcagcgAAACGAATCAGAAAAGGGCGAGTCGTGGAAATTCCTTAAAAACTGACGAAAAAAAGCGACTAAAAGCTCTTATTTCTATCGTTTCTAAACGAgaataaacattaatattttttgtttataattacaGTACGACTTCGGTTTAGTCCAAATCCCGGTTTTTGGGCATCTCACATTTTAAACCAATTTTCTGAAATAAGTAATTTTCAATGGTGTCAAAATTGAATGTCGCATTGTCAAATTTGAATATCGCATTGTCAAAATTGGTGCAAAAAATGTCAAACTTGAACTGAAAATGGTATAGATATTTCATTGTTGTTGCATAACCCCGGTTACACATCAGGGTATGAGACCAGCGGCTAGCAGAAACACGCTCCTTCTCTGGTTGCTCTAAATATGTGTTTCAAATTTTCATCGCTTGAACTTAGGGCAGATTTGTATTACAGTGTTCGCAAGTAGGACACGTATCATACTTAGACAGTTCTCGTCCAATATTGCCCTAGTAAACCTTCTGTGTTCAATATTGAACACTTGAAAGagattaatttccattatgtgaACATATCTGTGTACATACAATATTTGCAGTGGGCCCTTCTCTTCTAAATCCACTTTGACTCAGAGATATGTCTACTGCGAGAGAAATCCTATCCAAGACACCATTTTCGGTAAAAGCGTTAAAGGATTATTGGTCTGAGATTTTCCACCGGCCTGACTCCCCGCTTCTGCATAATGCGAATAATTTTTGAGGGGTGGAAAGATAATACAGAACTTTATATATTCTGGAACATCAATTTGAAGTAAAATAATGCAAGGAAATTAAAATGATATTGGGTTTCCGAAGAAGCCGTTATTgacaaaaaaacaactttttataATGGACCAGAATTACCAAGAATAAAAGATCTCTGGAAAGCTATCAATCAAATAGAAAAAACAATATCAAGACTGCTACTCGgataattaattgattatttcAGACGTAAAAAAAGTaatggaaaatataaagaaaaaaaacaatttcggcaaaaaaattatttattttttaaaaaaatgaattctcAGCAcagatttaattcattttgctgtTTGAGGATAAAATATCAATGAACTCCATAGCGAGGAACCATAGACATTCTATACCAGTGTTTCTTAACCTTTTTTGACCGGGGACAACTTTAGTCTGTTGAATTTTTCTGGGGACCACCAGtaacaaaacattttaataaaaaagctaacaaaattagaaaatcatAGTATTTAGAGTTAGTATGATTTTTGATCCTGCTTTTCAGAAACTAGCTGTTTAATTTTTGGATAATGTTGTAAGTGCCATTCTCATATCGTCTTCCACCTAAAGTCGGTTACGAACTTTACTTTTCagaataacaagacaaaacattGCCATTTTACATAAATAAGTGGTTGGAAAGGGAATTATCACTTCCAGCACATTTTTTAAGATTGGATATTCATTAATAACAGAAATCCATATTGGACTTAAGAATCAATTCATTTCCCAGGGACAACGTTAAGAAACACTGTTTTATAACGACTAAAATCCTCAATCAATAGTGTTTTTTGCAGTGGGGAAGTAATCCCTTTGACATTGAATGTCATTAGTACTAGTTCTCAAAGATTTGTATTAGACATTCTGCAATAGACTCACTACctcaattaataaaatattttccagactgttttattaacatttattttattgtatctggCATGCCTTTACTCTGAAAAagcttgtttttaaaaaaaattctctcaGGCGGCGTCAGTCGAGAAGGTATTGTGGCTACAGGGAATAAGAAATGAGGATTGTTGCCATAgcctaattaataaataaaagtatttatttgAAAAGAGATATGAGAGAGTCCAATGCACTCGAAACAGACTCACACATTGCAGAGGCTTCCAACGTGTCACGACGGAAACAACTGACGGAAACCAGAATTGCCGAATCCTGTAGATTATATCCCACTGCATATCCACTCTCTGGTGGTGAGGGCAGAAACACTCCGTCGCACCCCAACGTCATCTACCATCAAAATTGCAATTCAAACGGGGTAGGACACCACAGACATGTTGCCACTGTGTTCTAGAAGCATCTCAAAAAGGCGAATAAATCGAATCTTCCCACCCACCAACGAGCAAAGAGCGTTGAAGTGACCGAGGAATCCAGATCCCATGGCGACCTGTCGAGTGATTGAGTGACCAGTCACGGATTTCGAGGCGTTTTGGATGTCAAGCATTGCCCTTTCCAGAAAATATCGCAGTTCGTGCAGGGGAGCCTTGTTTTCGAGAAGGTCAAGAAAGTGATGAGAACTCTCCATGGACGTCCAGGCCAAGTCTCCACGTCCATCTTCGAAATTATGTGTCGGCACCCAATTCAGCGTGTTCTTCAAATATTTGTGGAGTCTAGGACTCTCCAAGACCGCATGACCTTAGAAAACCAAGCTGCAGTCCGACTTGAACAAACGAATCGGGACATAACTCCAAATTCTCTATTTCTCTGCAACCAAACTTGGAATATTTGATGCAAGACACCTCGGTCTCCTCCTTCCAACTACAGTCTGAGACAAAAGCCTGAACCGTCGGATTTGAGACTTAATTTCGTCGAAAATAAGAGAAGAGTCGGATAAGACGGAGAGAGTCAGTTCCTTTGCTTCTGGCGGGACTTGTTTGGAATATTTTGGCGGAGACAAGCTtcaagtcaacaaaaaataatcacCGAGAACTGTGGAAATTGGAAAAAACATAGGCGAGTCCTGGCAAGTGCTGAAACCCAGACAGAGAATTCTCTACATGTGCACTGACCAGTCCCGAGGGGGAGCAAATGACCTGAAAATAAACTATTAGAAATGTAACCTGCAACTGAACGTCGTACCAGCGATTGGTTAAGTCGAATGGGACTTTATCAAGGCACACCACACATAGACTTGATTCGATTTCATGCAGAAGCCTTTTGTTGGCCGGGTCTATGTGAGTGTGATTGGGATAACTGTTTCTCATCATTTCTCTCTGGGAATGCCACTGATCTCTCGACCCGGCCGTAAAGATTCCCAGAGAAAATGGATTTGGGCGTATTTGGTCCCGGAATAATTGATCCACCACTTGCTGGACACTCCTGGACTGAAAGGCACTCCATTCACGTCGTACAAATccaatttgtatatcttcaggTCAATCAGGACCAAACGTGTTTGTTGTACATTAAAACGACATGTCTACTTGTGGACTTAACCAGGACGTCCTCGCAGCGACCGGGGAGTCGAGCGACTCCAAGAAGACTTTCAATATGTTTGGAGGCCAGATCTTGTACCAGTCCTCTGGGAATAAGACCAAGACCTCACGTGCTTATTATATGATTGTATAACACCAGAGCTTCCAATATGCGGGCTACTCGTCTAAAAATATGCATATTCTGATCACATTGATTCACATTTTTCATCGCCAAAAAATGTTCCAAATGTTGCAGAGGAGGAGGTCGTGAGAAGGGAATCTCGGCGTTTTAATGCCCTTCCAGTGTTTACAACGTTGAGCTTCAGCGTCAAAAAAAAGAATAACCCAGTTTTTATTTAATAACTGTTCCTTTTTCAGTATTTTCTGCGGGGCTTCTATTACACCGACCTCCTTTGCGGATATATAATTCTACAAATATGTTGAAATTTAACTTTTTGAGTGTCATTTCTCGGAGTGTCGTTCATTTTTATGAATTGTAAGACAGTGAATGCAATGTTGGGAATTGGCAAAGTTGGACGAAGTGGTTTCTTAtttaaaaacaacatcaataaagtTTTACTAATTTTATAAATCACggggaattttatatataaataattaaaattttgtcaGTTATAAAAATAACCAACTCGAAAATTTTGTCAATTATAAAATTACCGTAGAGAAACATCACGTCGACGTATTATTTCTTCAAGAATCTAAACTTTCTCCTAGCAATGCAACTCCAAGGTTTCCTGGTTTTTAGTTGTTTGTTGAGACAGACATGGGAAAGTTGGTGGAAGCATCCTGACTATCATTCTGGAAGTTATTCAGCCGTATGTCTTCTTCGTCGAGAAGGTTTGGCAAACTTCTGATAAAAGAACGAAACTCGCGAAACAAACTCTGTTAGAAGGGTTTGGAATACGACCAAATCAATCAAAACCTCCGCTGCTACACATCACGAAGAAGTCCTGGTTAACCCAATACTTTTATTAACTATTACGTTTCAATCTCACATAAGGATTTCTCCAAAGATCATcgtatttatttaaagaaaattaaaccaGTAACACCCACGGACTGGATCCTATTCGCTGCTGAAGACGTTCGTCTGACGATAGTTAGGACTCGGAAGTCGGGAGCCAGAGGACCAGATTCTATATCTACTATGGAGATGGGACATCTGCTACCCCTAGCACTGGAGACGCTAGCCCTGATCTTCAACACGTCAATAAACACgaattttattcataaaatttgGAAAAGATCTCACATAATACCGACTCGGAAGGCAGGCAAACCGGCAGAGGAGCCATCTTCTTACAGACCGATTTCTATCCTCTGCGCGATTTCAAGAGTTTTGAAAAGGATGATTCTTGATTGTATTCGAGATGACATCCAAATGTATGCGTCTAACATGAGTTTAAAGAAAACCATTCAACTTCAATCCACTTGACGACGCTTTCTCAATTTATTTCTGAAGGATTCTACGCCTAAAAACCTCGCTTAAGTACTGTTCTTGTTTTCCTGGATATTACAAAAAACATTTGATTCAGTTTTAAGAAAGTCCCTAACAAAGAAAATTTTTGATTTGAACATTCACTCCAATCTAAATAGATTGCTTGCTAACTTCCTAAGCGGAAGACGCGGACAGGTCATCTGCAACGTGAAATCGAAGACACGCTTCTTACCGAATGGAATCCTCCAAGGCTCCCCTCTATCTCTAACACTATTCAACTTACATGCCTACCCGAACTTACGACAAATGTCTTCTTTCTTATGTTGACGATATCGTCATTGCTGCTAAAAATAGACTTTACGAAAACGTATCCCAAACGATAAAAAGAATACTAAATTCTTTAACTGTTTGGCTTAAACAACTACGACTGGAAGTATCGCCCAAAAAGTCTTTGGTAACGTTAGTCACCACTGGCAAACAACATTATTTGAGGAgaacattaattataattaacaacGAGACAATACCCATTACGGCCACACAAACGATCCTTGGAGTGACATTCGATCAAAGACTCAAATTTGCAAAACATGTCTAAAACCGGGTCACTGCGGCGCTCATGAAAATGAGGATCCTGAAGTTGATTTCAAAACCACTCGGTAGAAACGCTAAGACCTTATCAACTGTATATTATCAATTCATACAATCTACGTAAGCAAATCGTAGTCGATGGCCATCTCCCGCTCTTCTTAAATGAAATTATCCACAATTTATGCAGCCGCCAAAAGATTAATTGGCCGGAACCTTATATCCAACACCCTGGAGGGAATCCTCATCAAAAGGCAACAAAAAACGGTGAAGACAGTCTCTATTCCTGCGAGTCCCCTATACGAATCCTTGTTTAACTACCCCAAAAATCGTCTCCGTTTCGAGCTATCGACATGCCTTTTCTGGAGAGCCCTCCAGGACTCTCGGCCACGTTGGACAAAACCTCCATTGCCATGGTCTGGGATCACTTAGTTAGCTaggacttttctttttttccttataaCCCGATAATCATGGGCTAACAATAAATAACCTATTCTAACATATTAAAGAAAACTTTTCAAGTTAGATTTTGGATAGAACTTCATGAGCTTTTTAGTCTAAAAACAGTTTCTGGCTACGGCGGACGtgctgataataatagtagtttaTCGTCTACCACAAATTCTTGTTTGCTATGTTGCAGAAGACCACAACCACGTAATAAGATATCCCACAAAGTCTCAAAATTCTATCCTTTACTCCCACTTTGATATTTTTGCTGAAAATTGAAAAACGTAGcgaaatttttttgtaatttgagTATTTAGATAAGTAGTGAAACTTGGAATGATTACAATTCCGTCTAGTTTAATGCTATCTTATTAAGTTTTCTAcgttaaacaaaagatttaaatACACCTCCGCGTTCCTTTAGCTAATGGACAGGATTTTATCTGCACTGATGCGTCGAAAATATCAGAACATTGACGCACAAGAAGAGCAACGACCTCGGAAACTTGGACTATTCAAAATGACTTCAATCTGTAAAGTTAAATAAGTTATTTCGAGGCATTGGAGCCATAATGGGGTCGGGGATCTACATGGCCTCTGGAAT is a window from the Octopus sinensis unplaced genomic scaffold, ASM634580v1 Contig15734, whole genome shotgun sequence genome containing:
- the LOC115230544 gene encoding uncharacterized protein LOC115230544; this translates as MRLKDSKFREFDYFWHLLSIPVDKLVKGRYQDNYEFVQWFRLFFLANYTTEVETYDALKARSGKSMPRMGIVCVTVVVPSGVLTQNSDRPRITQLEAQVESFNSRVECLTKERDFYYNKLVEIEKLVRNVPFKDQFVSSVEMVLFAVEPNPFKTANGRAHPTQFKCRVTRNSNKELKEGSEYVLAEQQPPTSFSQTNLDSGHNKNSINSFKSKDACFGRQIQTTWSNPGQKLRSYERQNQFSVQYEFEVEGRPFELFDIPILEILASSKEMERRLNDEISEQKQRDQGKIIDLTAQTRELQTALNNMKGQFQREKIDSSRLPCRVIFLELAGKLQNELTIIQQENKSLATEKYFLL